The Mixta hanseatica genome includes a region encoding these proteins:
- a CDS encoding lipoprotein: protein MNKAFLALCALMLAGLLTACNQLTQYTISEQEINQALQKHNNYQKDIGVSGLVNAHIVLSNLSSQIGREEAGKVTLSGNAKVNITSLLGPQQADMQLKMKAQPFFDKQKGAVYLKDLEIVDANVQPDKMQPILQTLRPYLNQSLKSYFDREPAYVLSEDRSKAEAMAKKLAKGIEVKPGELVIPFTD from the coding sequence ATGAACAAGGCGTTTTTGGCGCTCTGCGCCCTGATGTTGGCCGGTCTGTTGACCGCCTGTAATCAGCTGACTCAATACACGATTTCCGAGCAGGAGATCAATCAGGCTCTGCAAAAACATAATAATTATCAGAAAGATATTGGCGTTTCCGGGCTGGTTAATGCGCATATCGTATTAAGCAACCTCAGCAGCCAGATTGGCCGCGAAGAGGCGGGTAAAGTCACCCTATCCGGCAATGCAAAAGTGAATATCACTTCGCTGCTGGGTCCACAGCAGGCTGATATGCAGTTAAAGATGAAGGCCCAGCCGTTTTTCGATAAACAAAAAGGGGCGGTTTATCTGAAGGATCTGGAGATCGTGGATGCCAACGTGCAGCCGGATAAGATGCAGCCGATCCTGCAAACGTTGAGGCCCTACCTTAACCAATCGCTAAAAAGCTATTTCGATCGCGAGCCCGCTTATGTGCTGAGCGAGGATCGCAGCAAAGCGGAAGCGATGGCGAAAAAACTGGCGAAAGGCATTGAAGTAAAGCCCGGCGAGCTGGTGATCCCCTTTACCGACTAA
- the dinI gene encoding DNA damage-inducible protein I, whose product MRVEVTIAKTTQLPAGAIDALTQELSKRIDKEFPEMANHISVRYASANNLTVMGSGKEAKDRVTEILQETWESADDWFITD is encoded by the coding sequence ATGCGTGTTGAAGTAACTATAGCGAAAACGACTCAGCTCCCTGCCGGCGCTATCGATGCGCTGACACAGGAACTGTCAAAACGAATCGATAAAGAATTTCCGGAAATGGCCAACCATATTTCGGTGCGCTACGCCAGCGCGAATAACCTGACCGTGATGGGCAGTGGTAAAGAAGCTAAAGATCGCGTAACCGAGATCCTGCAGGAAACCTGGGAAAGCGCCGACGACTGGTTTATCACTGACTGA
- the pyrC gene encoding dihydroorotase, whose protein sequence is MTAQSQQLIIRRPDDWHIHLRDDEMLRAVLPFTSAVCGRAIVMPNLVPPVTSVEAAIAYRARILDALPEGHAFQPLMTCYLTDSLSPDELEKGFRAGVFTAAKLYPAHATTNSSHGVTHIDTIAAVLDRMQSLGMPLLIHGEVTDAHVDIFDREARFIETVMEPLRQRYPALKVVFEHITTKEAAQYVEAGNDLLAATITPQHLMFNRNHMLVGGVRPHLYCLPILKRNVHQEALRKVIASGNRRFFLGTDTAPHLRHRKEASCGCAGVFNAPTALPAYATVFEEMDALQHFEAFCSENGPNFYGLPLNEGTLRLVREPWTVTESIAAAGDKLVPFLAGETLNWRIA, encoded by the coding sequence ATGACTGCACAATCTCAGCAACTGATCATTCGCCGCCCTGACGACTGGCATATCCATCTGCGTGACGATGAGATGCTGCGCGCCGTATTACCCTTTACCAGCGCCGTGTGCGGCCGTGCCATTGTGATGCCTAATCTGGTGCCGCCAGTGACCAGCGTGGAGGCGGCTATCGCCTATCGCGCACGTATTCTGGATGCGTTGCCGGAAGGACATGCTTTCCAGCCATTAATGACCTGCTACCTTACCGACTCGCTATCGCCTGATGAGCTGGAAAAAGGCTTCCGGGCAGGGGTATTTACCGCAGCCAAGCTCTATCCTGCCCACGCCACCACTAACTCCAGCCACGGCGTTACCCATATCGATACCATCGCAGCGGTGCTGGATCGTATGCAAAGTCTCGGGATGCCGTTGCTGATTCATGGCGAAGTGACCGATGCGCACGTGGATATTTTTGACCGTGAAGCGCGTTTTATCGAAACGGTAATGGAGCCGCTGCGCCAACGTTACCCGGCGCTGAAAGTGGTGTTTGAACATATCACCACCAAAGAGGCCGCGCAGTATGTGGAAGCGGGCAACGATCTGCTGGCGGCAACGATTACGCCTCAGCATTTGATGTTCAACCGCAACCATATGCTGGTGGGCGGCGTGCGCCCTCATCTTTATTGCCTGCCGATCCTGAAGCGCAATGTCCATCAGGAAGCGCTGCGTAAGGTTATCGCCAGCGGTAACCGACGCTTCTTCCTTGGCACCGATACCGCGCCGCATTTGCGTCATCGCAAAGAGGCCAGCTGCGGCTGCGCAGGCGTGTTTAATGCTCCGACCGCCCTGCCCGCCTACGCGACCGTGTTTGAAGAGATGGATGCGTTGCAGCACTTTGAAGCGTTCTGCTCGGAAAACGGCCCGAACTTTTACGGCTTGCCGCTGAATGAAGGCACCCTGCGTCTGGTGCGCGAGCCCTGGACCGTGACCGAAAGCATCGCGGCGGCAGGCGATAAGCTGGTGCCGTTCCTGGCCGGTGAGACGCTGAACTGGCGCATCGCCTAA
- the solA gene encoding N-methyl-L-tryptophan oxidase: MVYDLIVIGSGSVGAAAGWYATRAGLKVLMIDSAHPPHQEGSHHGATRLIRHAYGEGARYVPLVLRAQQLWDELEQQCGERIMHRSGIINLSPANSPFITNVIESARQFQLEVEVLAPEQIRQRWPDIHVPEGYTGVFEPRSGYLKSEVAIRSWIRLAREAGCAQLFNCPVSAIAREGELQRVTTADGDYYGRKLLLSVGTAVKWFCPELPVTPVRKVFAWYQADGRYSETNKFPGFTVEMADGSQYYGFPAENNELKIGRHDGGQPMQSAEDRKPFGAFASDGSEVFNFLRHFLPGVGVCLHGAACAYDNSPDEDFIIDTLPEDNDRLIITGLSGHGFKFASVLGEIASDFASNKACQFDLSPFSLSRFK; encoded by the coding sequence ATGGTTTATGATCTTATCGTTATTGGCAGTGGCTCCGTCGGCGCCGCCGCAGGCTGGTACGCGACCCGTGCCGGGCTTAAGGTGCTGATGATCGACAGCGCCCATCCGCCCCATCAGGAAGGCAGCCACCACGGCGCGACGCGTCTGATTCGCCACGCCTACGGCGAGGGCGCACGCTATGTGCCGCTGGTATTGCGCGCCCAGCAGCTATGGGATGAACTGGAGCAGCAGTGCGGCGAGCGGATTATGCATCGCAGCGGCATTATCAATCTCTCCCCTGCCAACTCGCCATTTATTACCAACGTAATAGAAAGCGCGCGCCAGTTCCAGCTGGAGGTAGAGGTGTTAGCGCCGGAACAGATCCGCCAACGCTGGCCGGATATTCATGTGCCGGAAGGCTACACGGGCGTTTTTGAGCCGCGCTCCGGCTACCTGAAATCAGAAGTGGCGATTCGCAGCTGGATACGGCTGGCACGCGAAGCGGGCTGCGCTCAGCTGTTTAACTGCCCGGTATCCGCTATTGCCCGCGAGGGTGAGCTGCAGCGCGTAACTACCGCCGACGGCGACTATTATGGCCGCAAGCTGCTACTCAGCGTTGGCACCGCCGTAAAGTGGTTCTGCCCCGAGCTACCGGTTACGCCTGTACGTAAAGTATTTGCCTGGTATCAGGCCGACGGCCGCTACAGCGAAACTAACAAATTCCCCGGTTTTACCGTCGAAATGGCGGATGGCAGCCAATATTATGGTTTTCCGGCTGAAAATAACGAGCTGAAAATAGGCCGTCATGACGGGGGGCAGCCGATGCAAAGCGCCGAGGATCGCAAGCCTTTCGGCGCCTTCGCCAGCGATGGCAGTGAAGTTTTTAATTTCCTGCGCCATTTCTTGCCGGGCGTCGGCGTTTGTTTACATGGCGCCGCTTGCGCTTATGATAATTCTCCCGATGAGGATTTTATTATCGATACGCTGCCGGAAGATAATGACCGGCTGATTATTACCGGGCTTAGCGGTCACGGTTTTAAATTTGCCAGCGTATTAGGTGAAATAGCCAGCGACTTTGCCAGCAATAAAGCATGTCAATTTGATTTATCGCCATTCTCTTTGTCCCGTTTTAAATAA
- the bssS gene encoding biofilm formation regulator BssS yields the protein MDSNKEIIQTHPLVGWDISTVDSYDAMMIRLHSLSSNEQQPDEADVGPTYWLTTDVARQFISILEAGIAKIEASEILARDYKKH from the coding sequence ATGGACAGTAATAAAGAGATTATTCAGACACATCCCCTCGTTGGATGGGATATCAGTACCGTGGACTCGTATGATGCGATGATGATCCGTCTGCATTCGCTTTCATCTAATGAGCAACAGCCTGATGAAGCCGACGTAGGGCCGACTTATTGGCTGACTACGGACGTTGCCAGACAATTTATCTCCATTCTGGAAGCAGGTATCGCTAAAATAGAAGCCAGCGAGATCCTTGCGCGAGACTACAAAAAGCATTAA